In Fundulus heteroclitus isolate FHET01 chromosome 16, MU-UCD_Fhet_4.1, whole genome shotgun sequence, a single genomic region encodes these proteins:
- the LOC118566479 gene encoding serine protease 27-like translates to MAFNKLIWVVALLTLLIKECDSQLSVCGQPALNTRIVGGEEASPGSWPWMVSLHIVDPWFSSEDRCGGSLINDQWVLTAARCVFTKINSPSDVTAYLGRQSQEGSNPNEVMRKVAQINFHPDYSFNNNLYYYYYYYHHGHGNGYDYDNTNDIALVKLSEPVSFTSYISPVCLAASDSIISSGYNTWITGWGDTGDGGGF, encoded by the exons ATGGCGTTCAACAAGCTGATCTGGGTGGTGGCTTTGCTGACTCTGCTGATAAAAG AGTGTGACTCACAGCTATCAG TATGTGGTCAGCCAGCACTCAACACCAGGATTGTTGGAGGAGAGGAAGCTTCTCCAGGCAGCTGGCCCTGGATGGTCAGTCTGCACATCGTTGACCCCTGGTTTTCATCAGAGGACCGCTGTGGAGGATCCCTTATTAACGACCAGTGGGTGCTGACTGCTGCTCGCTGCGTCTTTAC GAAAATTAATTCCCCATCTGATGTGACAGCATATCTGGGTCGTCAGAGTCAGGAGGGATCCAACCCAAACGAAGTCATGAGGAAAGTAGCACAGATTAATTTTCACCCTGACtacagttttaataataatctttattattattattattattatcatcatggTCATGGTAATGGTTATGATTATGATAATACCAACGACATCGCCCTCGTTAAGCTGTCAGAACCAGTGAGTTTCACCAGTTACATCTCACCAGTCTGCCTAGCTGCTTCAGACAGCATCATCTCCTCTGGGTATAACACCTGGATCACTGGCTGGGGAGACACTGGAGATGGAGGTGGGTTTTAA